The region CGGCTGAGGGGGATCAGGGCTGAGGGGGGAGATCGGGGctgagggggagcggggctgagaGGGGAGATCGGGGCTGAGGGGATGGCGGCTGAGGGgaccggggggagcggggctgaggggggtgGCGGctgagggggagcggggctgcgagGAGTGCGTctgaggggtgcaggggggatCAGGCCCGTGGAAGGGCCAGGGGCCTGATGGCGGCCCGGCAGAGCCCTGTTGACACCCAGCGGGCAGGTGGCCGGCCTGGGCAACTACGGGCTGCGGGGGACGCGGCACAGCGTGGGCATGGCGGTGCTGGACCGGCTGGCCCGGCAGCTGGCTGTGGCCGAGGGCTGGCGAGCGGACAGGCGGTGCTGCGCAGACGTGGCCCTGGCCACGGCCCACGGCctggagctgttgctgctcaAGCCGCGGAGGCTCATGAACCTCAACGGGCTCAGCGTTGCCAGTGCCGGTGAGCGGCTCGGTCTCCCCTGGAGCCTGCTGTGCCACCAGGCCCTGTGACACCCTGCTGTCCCTGTGACGGTCCTGCTGTCCCCCTGACACCCTgctgtgcccctgcccagctctccaGGGTCAGGGCCTGATGAGCTCCCCCTCATTTCTTGCGttatatttctgtttccaaagCTGAGATCTACGACCTCCGCCCAGAAGATGTTTACCTGGTTCATGATGACCTGGACAAGGCCCTGGGCAAGGTGGCGATCAAGCTGGGAGGCAGCGCAAGGTACGGGGTGGCCCCAGCTCTCTGGTTGTGTGAGCTGGTTCGAGGCCTTGCCATGCCCTTACAACATGGGCTGTTCCTGGCCCCGTCCCACCAGCCTGGCGGTGTTTTCAGCCCCAGTGCTAGCCCTGGGCCCGATCCCAGTTGCAGAAGTAACAGCCAGCTGTTTGGGCAGCCTGCCGGTTCCTACCCTGGCAGTAAGAGCAGGGAGCCTCCTGGAAGCGGCTGTGGGCTGGATCCAGCCCATCGGCTGCGCTGCATGGGCTTTTTATAGCACTCCGCCTCCACTCCgcctgccccagcaccagctcctGGGTCAGCCT is a window of Pelecanus crispus isolate bPelCri1 chromosome 9, bPelCri1.pri, whole genome shotgun sequence DNA encoding:
- the PTRH1 gene encoding peptidyl-tRNA hydrolase translates to MLAAELVGRARPLVSRAGPRVMVAGLGNYGLRGTRHSVGMAVLDRLARQLAVAEGWRADRRCCADVALATAHGLELLLLKPRRLMNLNGLSVASAAEIYDLRPEDVYLVHDDLDKALGKVAIKLGGSARGHNGVRSCISALHSNEMTRVRVGIGRPEGEVTVSSYVLAPFSAEERERLEQVLAQAATSLLEHVLRRRAPAGEPGDRG